One segment of Falco rusticolus isolate bFalRus1 chromosome 3, bFalRus1.pri, whole genome shotgun sequence DNA contains the following:
- the RNF223 gene encoding RING finger protein 223 produces the protein MESSALLPAQVSASTSRESPRALFISSGSVMSCFTQLWHSSTPDSPTSPVPTSPSEIPIPISPIVVTSPGDGKRKARSPTDKPGSPNPTSPKPTSPVECSICFNTYDNTFKTPKLLQCSHVFCLECVARLSTGLPPNQPEDQLPCPFCRQLTSIPQEGAPALETSRELLATLPPELQQEKVLWMEGTKLCCRQSSDDPENPDSCISIDVAMSKPESPEAPPAGLAGRLSRCDMCDDWKRIVLLSALIIILFCIILWPVQCALKTGNLRCFTRTVAMSRPEYLPPKHTTVAPPVTQPPFQ, from the exons ATGGAGTcttctgctctcctccctgctcagGTTTCGGCGAGCACCAGCCGGG aGTCTCCCAGGGCTCTGTTCATTTCCTCGGGCTCCGTCATGTCGTGCTTCACGCAGCTGTGGCACTCCAGCACACCAGACTCCCCCACCAGCCCAGTCCCCACATCTCCAAGTGAAATCCCCATCCCCATCAGCCCCATCGTTGTCACCTCCCCAGGAGATGGCAAGAGGAAGGCAAGGTCCCCAACTGACAAGCCGGGGTCTCCAAACCCAACATCTCCGAAGCCAACCTCCCCTGTTGAGTGTTCCATTTGCTTCAACACCTACGACAATACCTTCAAGACGCCCAAGCTGCTCCAGTGCTCCCACGTGTTCTGCCTGGAGTGCGTGGCCCGCCTGAGCACGGGGCTGCCCCCAAACCAGCCAGAGGAccagctcccctgccccttctgcaggcagctgacCAGCATCCCTCAGGAAGGTGCCCCAGCACTGGAGACCAGCAGGGAGCTCCTCGCCACGCTGCCTCCCGAACTCCAGCAGGAGAAGGTGCTCTGGATGGAAGGGACCAAGCTCTGCTGCCGTCAGTCTTCTGACGACCCTGAGAATCCAGACTCGTGTATCTCCATTGACGTTGCCATGAGCAAGCCAGAAAGCCCGGAGGCCCCCCCGGCAGGGTTAGCTGGGAGGCTGTCCCGCTGTGACATGTGCGATGACTGGAAACGCATCGTCCTCCTCTCCGCGTTGATCATCATCCTGTTCTGCATCATTCTGTGGCCAGTCCAGTGTGCCCTGAAGACAGGGAACCTCCGCTGCTTCACAAGGACTGTTGCAATGAGCAGGCCAGAGTATCTTCCCCCTAAACACACCACAGTGGCACCACCAGTGACACAACCCCCCTTCCAGTAG